From a region of the Oncorhynchus keta strain PuntledgeMale-10-30-2019 chromosome 13, Oket_V2, whole genome shotgun sequence genome:
- the LOC127906659 gene encoding uncharacterized protein LOC127906659, with translation MVVVGSPVVVDAPVTIVVGSPVVVDTAVTVEVGSPVVFDASMMDVVGSPVVVDTPVMVVEGSLVVVEIPVIVVVGSSVVVDETVMVVLESPVVFIDSVTVVVGSTVVVDAPVTIVVGSPVVVDAPVTVVVGSPVVVNTAVTVVVGSPVVFDASMMDVVGSPVVVDTPVMVVEGSLVVVEIPVIVVVGSPVVVDETVMVVVGSPVVVDTPVIVVVGSPVVVNTAVTVEVGSPVVFVDSVMVVVGSPVVVDAPVTIVVGSPVVVDTAVTVEVGSPVVFVDSVMVVVGSSVVVDETVMVVVGSPVVDEDSMIVVVGSPVVVDTPVMVVVGSPVVDDTPMIVVVGSAVVVDTPVMVVEGSLVVVETPVIVVVGSPVVVDTALTVDVG, from the exons atggttgtagtgggttcaccagttgttgtcgatGCCCCAGTAACaattgtagtgggttcaccagttgttgtcgacACAGCAGTGACTGTTgaagtgggttcaccagttgtttttgATGCATCAATGATGgatgtagtgggttcaccagttgttgttgacacaccTGTGATGGTTGTAGAAGGTTCATTAGTTGTTGTAGAAATACCAGTGATTGTCGTAGTGGGTTcatcagttgttgttgatgaaacaGTGATGGTTGTATTGGAATCACCAGTTGTTTTTATTGACTCAGTGACAGTCGTAGTGGGTTCAACAGTTGTTGTTGATGCCCCAGTAACaattgtagtgggttcaccagttgttgtcgatGCCCCAGTAacagttgtagtgggttcaccagttgttgtcaacacagcagtgactgttgttgtgggttcaccagttgtttttgATGCATCAATGATGgatgtagtgggttcaccagttgttgttgacacaccTGTGATGGTTGTAGAAGGTTCATTAGTTGTTGTAGAAATACCAGTGATTgtcgtagtgggttcaccagttgttgttgatgaaaccGTGATGGTTGTGGTGGGgtcaccagttgttgttgacacaccagtgattgtcgtagtgggttcaccagttgttgtcaacacagcagtgacagttgaagtgggttcaccagttgtttttgttgactcagtgatggttgtagtgggttcaccagttgttgtcgatGCCCCAGTAACaattgtagtgggttcaccagttgttgtcgacACAGCAGTGACTGTTgaagtgggttcaccagttgtttttgttgactcagTGATGGTTGTCGTGGGTTcatcagttgttgttgatgaaacagtgatggttgtagtgggttcaccagttgttgatgAAGACTCAATGatagttgtagtgggttcaccagttgttgttgacacaccagtgatggttgtagtgggttcaccagttgttgatgACACACCAATGATAGTTGTAGTGGGTTCAGcagttgttgttgacacaccAGTGATGGTTGTAGAAG GTTCATTAGTTGTTGTAGAAACACCAGTGATTgtcgtagtgggttcaccagttgttgttgacacaGCTTTGACTGTTGATGTGGGTTGA